In Flavobacterium cerinum, one genomic interval encodes:
- a CDS encoding MATE family efflux transporter, translating to MTETNIPQNTFSKIFNTLKQALKGDETFDYTSGSIKKAVILLAIPMVLEMLMESVFALVDLYFVGHLEHSSYAIQTVGLTESVITIIYSLAIGISMAATAVVARRIGEKDPVAAAKAGMQAIIIAVIINSIISIGGFIFAKDILLLMGASQEAADYGVNFTRIMMGGSLCIMLLFLINGIFRGAGNAAIAMKSLWLANICNIILCPVLINGFGPIPAFGLTGAAIATTTGRSIGVLYQLYHLFNGKGILKIIPSYFIPDFNQIKALIKIAAPGVLQFVIASCSWIFLAQLVATTGGDHGSAGYQTALRIMMFFILPAWGLSNAAATLVGQNLGAKQVDRAEKSVFTTAKYNVVFMATITVVTFLFANFIIGFFTNDIQVREIAVEALHIMCLGYVFYGIGMVLINTFNGAGDTWTPTWVNFFGFWLFQIPLAYVLAKHYKMGPTGVFLSVPIAETAITIASIFLYRKGKWKRIEV from the coding sequence ATGACAGAAACTAATATTCCGCAAAATACATTTTCCAAAATTTTCAACACCCTAAAGCAAGCCCTTAAAGGCGATGAAACGTTCGATTATACCAGTGGAAGCATTAAGAAAGCAGTCATCTTGCTTGCTATTCCGATGGTATTGGAAATGTTGATGGAATCCGTTTTCGCATTAGTTGACCTTTATTTTGTTGGTCATCTTGAACACAGCAGTTATGCTATCCAAACGGTGGGACTAACCGAATCGGTTATCACCATTATTTACTCACTGGCAATCGGGATTAGTATGGCCGCAACTGCTGTTGTAGCCCGACGTATCGGTGAAAAAGATCCGGTAGCTGCTGCCAAAGCCGGAATGCAGGCTATTATCATCGCGGTCATTATCAACAGTATTATCAGTATCGGCGGATTTATTTTCGCTAAAGACATATTACTTCTGATGGGCGCTTCTCAGGAAGCCGCCGATTACGGCGTTAATTTTACTCGCATCATGATGGGCGGTAGTTTATGTATCATGCTGCTCTTTCTGATCAACGGAATTTTCCGCGGAGCCGGAAATGCTGCTATCGCGATGAAAAGTTTATGGCTTGCCAACATCTGCAATATTATTTTATGCCCTGTATTAATTAACGGTTTCGGACCTATACCGGCTTTCGGACTTACCGGAGCCGCTATTGCCACTACAACCGGAAGAAGCATCGGTGTTTTATACCAATTGTATCATTTATTTAACGGGAAAGGAATCCTAAAAATCATTCCTTCTTATTTTATTCCGGATTTCAATCAGATAAAAGCTTTGATTAAAATTGCCGCTCCCGGTGTTTTACAATTCGTAATTGCTTCATGTAGCTGGATATTTTTAGCACAGCTTGTGGCTACAACCGGCGGCGATCACGGTTCGGCCGGATATCAGACCGCTTTAAGAATTATGATGTTTTTTATTCTTCCCGCATGGGGATTGAGTAATGCTGCGGCTACTCTGGTAGGACAAAACCTCGGTGCTAAACAAGTAGACCGCGCCGAAAAGTCGGTGTTTACAACGGCTAAATATAACGTAGTCTTTATGGCAACCATTACAGTCGTAACCTTTTTGTTTGCCAATTTCATTATCGGTTTTTTCACAAACGACATACAGGTCAGAGAAATAGCTGTTGAAGCTTTACATATTATGTGTCTGGGCTATGTATTTTATGGTATCGGAATGGTATTGATTAATACCTTTAACGGAGCCGGAGATACCTGGACACCGACTTGGGTTAATTTTTTCGGTTTCTGGTTGTTTCAGATTCCTTTAGCCTATGTACTGGCTAAGCACTATAAAATGGGACCGACCGGAGTGTTCTTATCCGTTCCGATTGCAGAAACGGCTATTACAATTGCCAGTATTTTTCTATATCGAAAAGGCAAATGGAAACGAATTGAAGTATAA
- the rbfA gene encoding 30S ribosome-binding factor RbfA, whose protein sequence is METNRQKKIGTVLQKDLVDILQGEVRKNGISNLIISVSKVSVTTDLSIAKVYLSIFPADKGPEILNAIRTNTPLIKHDLSQRVKLQLRKVPNLAFYIDDSLDYIEKIDKALSGEENPIENPDLLIKRKKS, encoded by the coding sequence ATGGAAACAAATAGACAAAAAAAGATAGGAACCGTTTTGCAGAAAGATCTTGTTGATATTCTGCAGGGCGAAGTGCGTAAAAACGGAATTAGTAATCTAATTATTTCCGTATCGAAAGTAAGTGTAACCACCGATTTATCAATCGCAAAAGTATACCTGAGTATTTTTCCGGCCGACAAAGGTCCTGAAATACTAAATGCCATTCGTACCAATACCCCGTTAATCAAACACGATTTATCACAACGGGTAAAATTACAATTACGTAAAGTACCGAATCTGGCTTTCTACATTGATGACAGTCTTGATTATATCGAAAAAATCGACAAAGCTCTTTCAGGAGAAGAAAACCCAATTGAAAATCCGGATCTTTTAATCAAAAGAAAAAAATCGTAG
- the dusB gene encoding tRNA dihydrouridine synthase DusB — MVKIGNIELPDYPLLLAPMEDVSDPPFRRLCKLHGADLMYSEFISSEGLIRDAMKSRKKLDIFDYERPVGIQIFGGDEEAMALSAKIVEAVEPDLVDINFGCPVKKVVCKGAGAGVLKDVDLMVRLTKAVVKSTHLPVTVKTRLGWDEDSINIDEVAERLQDVGVQALTIHARTRAQMYKGHSDWTHIERVKNNPRITMPIFGNGDIDSPQKALEYKNRFGLDGIMIGRAAIGYPWIFNEIKHYFETGEVLPPPTIKDRVEAARNHLTWSMDWKGERVGIVEMRRHYTNYFKGIHGFKEYRQKLVTQDDGEVLFKVFEEIEDAYSDYQMT; from the coding sequence ATGGTCAAGATTGGCAACATAGAATTACCGGATTATCCGTTATTGCTTGCACCGATGGAAGATGTAAGCGATCCGCCTTTCCGCAGGCTGTGTAAATTACATGGTGCGGATTTGATGTATTCTGAGTTTATTTCCTCAGAAGGCTTAATCCGTGATGCGATGAAGAGTCGTAAAAAGCTCGATATTTTCGATTATGAAAGACCGGTAGGAATCCAGATTTTCGGAGGAGATGAAGAAGCGATGGCGCTTTCTGCTAAAATTGTGGAAGCCGTTGAACCGGATTTAGTTGATATTAATTTTGGTTGCCCGGTTAAAAAGGTGGTATGTAAAGGTGCCGGTGCCGGCGTTTTAAAAGATGTGGATTTAATGGTGCGGCTTACAAAAGCGGTAGTAAAAAGTACCCATTTACCGGTAACCGTAAAAACCCGTTTAGGTTGGGATGAAGATTCTATTAATATTGATGAAGTAGCAGAACGTTTACAGGATGTTGGTGTACAGGCACTGACAATTCATGCCCGTACCCGGGCGCAAATGTATAAAGGACATTCTGACTGGACTCATATTGAACGAGTAAAGAATAATCCGAGAATTACAATGCCGATCTTCGGTAATGGTGATATCGACAGTCCGCAAAAAGCATTGGAATATAAAAACCGGTTCGGATTGGACGGTATTATGATCGGACGAGCAGCAATCGGATATCCATGGATATTTAATGAAATCAAACATTATTTTGAAACCGGAGAAGTATTGCCGCCGCCAACGATAAAAGATAGAGTGGAAGCAGCTCGTAATCATCTTACCTGGTCAATGGACTGGAAAGGAGAGCGCGTTGGAATTGTAGAAATGCGTCGTCATTATACGAATTATTTTAAAGGAATACACGGATTTAAAGAATACCGCCAGAAATTGGTTACTCAGGATGACGGCGAAGTATTGTTTAAGGTTTTTGAAGAAATTGAGGATGCTTATTCCGATTATCAAATGACATAA
- the mce gene encoding methylmalonyl-CoA epimerase, translating to MRKIEHIGIAVKDLEVSNVVFEKLFGAPAYKQEEVASEGVKTSFFMNGPNKIELLEATNPDSPIAKFIEKKGEGIHHIAFDVEDIVSEIARLKAEGFTVLNEVPKKGADNKLVAFLHPKGTNGVLVELCQEISE from the coding sequence ATGAGAAAAATTGAACATATCGGGATTGCTGTAAAAGATTTGGAAGTCTCCAATGTTGTTTTTGAGAAATTATTCGGTGCTCCGGCATACAAACAGGAGGAAGTGGCGAGCGAAGGTGTAAAAACATCTTTTTTTATGAACGGGCCGAATAAGATTGAATTGTTGGAAGCAACTAATCCGGATAGTCCGATTGCGAAATTCATCGAGAAAAAAGGAGAAGGAATCCATCATATTGCATTTGATGTGGAAGATATTGTTTCGGAGATTGCCCGTTTAAAGGCAGAAGGTTTTACCGTTTTGAATGAAGTACCTAAAAAAGGTGCGGATAACAAGTTGGTGGCCTTTTTGCACCCAAAAGGGACAAATGGAGTATTGGTGGAGTTGTGTCAAGAAATTTCGGAATAA
- the pdxA gene encoding 4-hydroxythreonine-4-phosphate dehydrogenase PdxA, protein MVKKAENIIVGISVGDLNGIGSEVILKTFEDTRMLELCTPVIFANVKILSFIKKTLQLNANLQGIDKLEQIVPGKINVLNVWREGVNLEFGVNDENVGKYAIRSFTSATKALKEGLIDVLVTAPINKYNIQSEEFHFPGHTDYLDQELEGDALMLMVQDNLRVGLFTDHIPVNEISNHLTEELIRKKIETVHKTLIADFGVTRPKIAVLGLNPHCGDNGVIGKEDDEVIKPALKKLFDEGIMVFGPFSADSFFGLSQYEKYDAVIANYHDQGLVPFKTLSFGNGVNYTAGLEKIRTSPDHGTAYEIAGKGEADYNSFKEAVYLAIDIYNNRNEHKELVKNPLKTKQKQL, encoded by the coding sequence ATGGTGAAAAAAGCAGAAAATATAATTGTAGGAATTTCCGTGGGAGATTTAAATGGAATCGGGAGCGAGGTAATACTGAAGACGTTTGAAGATACTCGTATGCTGGAGCTTTGCACGCCGGTTATTTTTGCTAATGTAAAAATCCTCTCCTTTATAAAGAAGACACTACAGTTAAATGCAAATCTTCAGGGAATAGACAAATTAGAACAAATCGTTCCCGGAAAAATTAATGTGTTGAATGTATGGCGGGAAGGTGTGAATCTGGAATTTGGAGTTAATGATGAAAATGTCGGTAAATATGCGATTCGTTCATTTACTTCGGCTACAAAAGCGTTAAAAGAAGGGTTGATTGATGTATTGGTAACGGCTCCGATTAATAAATATAATATACAATCGGAGGAATTTCATTTTCCGGGACATACTGATTATCTGGATCAGGAGTTGGAAGGTGATGCGTTGATGCTGATGGTTCAGGATAACTTAAGAGTAGGATTGTTTACCGATCATATTCCGGTTAATGAAATATCAAATCACCTGACGGAAGAACTCATTCGTAAAAAAATTGAAACCGTTCATAAAACACTGATTGCCGATTTTGGTGTTACAAGACCAAAAATTGCTGTTTTAGGATTGAATCCGCATTGTGGAGATAACGGTGTGATCGGAAAAGAGGATGATGAGGTAATCAAACCGGCTTTGAAAAAATTATTTGATGAAGGAATTATGGTTTTCGGACCGTTTTCGGCAGATAGCTTTTTCGGATTAAGTCAGTATGAAAAATATGATGCTGTTATTGCCAATTATCACGATCAGGGATTGGTGCCTTTTAAAACATTATCGTTCGGAAACGGAGTGAATTATACGGCCGGACTGGAAAAAATCAGAACGTCACCCGATCATGGAACGGCTTATGAGATTGCCGGTAAAGGAGAAGCGGATTATAATTCGTTTAAAGAAGCTGTTTATCTGGCAATTGATATTTACAATAACCGGAACGAGCATAAAGAACTGGTTAAAAACCCTTTGAAAACCAAACAAAAACAGTTATAA
- a CDS encoding riboflavin synthase, producing the protein MFTGIIETLGTIRNIQKDNDNIHIHVQSSITHELKIDQSVSHNGVCLTVVAIDGDTYTVTAIKETLEKTNLGTWQTGDLINLERGMKLGDRLDGHIVQGHVDQIGTCKNIQDANGSYYFTFEYDKNLQNITIEKGSITVNGVSLTVVNSKENEFSVAIIPYTMEHTNFKNFKVGTTINLEFDVIGKYVSRLHELRESS; encoded by the coding sequence ATGTTTACAGGAATTATCGAAACTCTCGGAACCATCCGGAACATCCAAAAAGACAATGACAATATCCATATTCATGTCCAATCTTCCATAACCCATGAGCTTAAAATTGACCAAAGTGTTTCCCATAATGGCGTATGTTTAACCGTTGTAGCCATTGACGGCGACACCTATACCGTAACCGCTATTAAAGAAACCCTTGAAAAAACCAATCTGGGCACATGGCAAACGGGTGATTTGATCAATCTGGAGCGAGGCATGAAATTAGGAGATCGACTAGATGGTCATATTGTACAAGGACATGTAGACCAGATCGGAACTTGTAAAAATATACAAGACGCCAACGGAAGTTATTATTTCACTTTTGAATACGACAAAAATTTACAGAATATCACGATTGAAAAAGGCTCAATTACAGTTAACGGGGTAAGCCTTACCGTTGTTAATTCAAAAGAGAATGAATTTAGCGTCGCTATTATTCCTTATACTATGGAGCACACCAATTTCAAAAATTTCAAAGTCGGAACGACCATTAATCTCGAGTTTGATGTCATTGGAAAATATGTCAGCAGGCTACATGAACTGCGTGAGTCGTCCTAA
- a CDS encoding ABC transporter permease — protein sequence MNFPFHIAKRYTVSFSKSTAINIITGIASLGIIVSAMSLFVVLSVFSGLREFSLSFANDTDPDLKVFGKTGKSVTISPEQEKQLKNSKNIARFSKVVEERVLFYFDGKEQVAYLKGVDSIFKQINPFEKKFYGGQWLTPNTSQVVVGYGIANKLSMGLFDYNNAFEVFVPKPGKGTIDNPNDAFNKAVLVPIGIYAINEELDNKYVFADLGLAQELLQYTPNQVTAIEFQLKPGISENNAISEIETVFKNNVTIKTRAQLNDSLYKMLNTENIAVYLIFTLVIIVALFNLIGALIMMILDKKANLKTLFNLGAEIKHLRSIFLFQGCLITITGGLIGLVLGIIVVILQKQFSLIMVTPSMAYPVVFDVMNIITVLLTIIILGFLASLIASGRVSKKLLQ from the coding sequence TTGAATTTTCCGTTTCACATAGCCAAGCGATATACCGTTAGCTTTAGCAAAAGTACCGCAATCAATATCATCACCGGTATTGCTTCATTGGGTATTATTGTAAGTGCTATGTCTTTATTTGTCGTACTTTCTGTATTTAGCGGCCTACGTGAGTTTAGCCTCTCATTTGCTAACGATACTGATCCCGACTTAAAAGTATTCGGAAAAACTGGAAAATCAGTAACGATAAGTCCGGAACAGGAAAAACAGCTTAAAAATTCCAAAAACATCGCCCGCTTTAGCAAAGTAGTCGAGGAACGTGTTCTTTTTTATTTTGACGGAAAAGAACAGGTTGCTTACTTAAAAGGTGTCGACAGCATTTTTAAACAGATCAATCCATTTGAAAAAAAGTTTTACGGCGGACAATGGCTTACACCTAATACCAGTCAGGTAGTTGTGGGTTATGGCATCGCCAATAAACTTTCGATGGGTCTTTTTGATTACAACAATGCATTTGAAGTTTTCGTACCCAAACCGGGCAAAGGAACAATCGACAATCCGAACGATGCTTTCAATAAGGCCGTTTTGGTTCCGATCGGGATTTACGCCATCAATGAAGAGCTGGACAATAAATATGTATTTGCCGATTTAGGATTGGCTCAGGAATTATTACAATACACCCCGAATCAGGTAACCGCAATCGAGTTTCAGCTAAAACCCGGTATTAGTGAAAATAACGCTATTTCCGAAATCGAAACCGTTTTTAAAAACAACGTAACGATTAAAACCCGCGCGCAACTCAACGACAGCCTTTATAAAATGCTGAATACCGAAAATATTGCCGTGTATCTGATTTTTACTTTGGTTATTATCGTAGCCCTCTTCAATCTGATCGGAGCTTTGATTATGATGATTCTTGACAAAAAAGCCAATTTAAAAACCCTTTTTAATTTAGGTGCCGAAATCAAACATCTCAGAAGTATCTTTCTTTTTCAAGGTTGTTTGATTACGATTACCGGTGGTCTTATCGGTTTAGTTCTCGGCATTATTGTGGTAATCCTTCAAAAACAATTTTCACTGATCATGGTTACTCCAAGCATGGCCTATCCTGTAGTTTTTGATGTAATGAACATCATAACCGTCCTCCTGACAATCATTATCCTGGGCTTTCTGGCCTCATTGATTGCCTCCGGCCGTGTTAGTAAAAAATTATTGCAATAG
- a CDS encoding IS3 family transposase (programmed frameshift): MKDKTNTAIKRSQKDYNMAFKLAIISRVEQGEMTYKQAQSVYGIQGRSTVLVWLRKYGNLDWSKPNLLFMSKSKETPAQIIKRLEKELADEKLRNKILNTMIDISDSQYGTQIRKKFFSQTIFRLREGAGISLSKSCRLFGMSRQAIYQEQKRILNRESELHKVKHLVLSLRLEMPRIGTRKLYYLLSKQFDQQGVKIGRDALFDYLRRERLLVKPMKSYIKTTYSKHWLHKYENLLQECEINRPEQVYVSDITYIKSYQKTHYLSLVTDAYSRKIMGYKLSDDMSSENVVQALKMAVKNRKSTLPLIHHSDRGLQYCSKIYQEVLAKNNIIPSMTDGYDCYQNALAERINGILKNEFLIYKCKDGATLEKLVKTAIETYNTKRPHLSLKMKTPNFIHEKNQPGKSDWLI; the protein is encoded by the exons ATGAAAGACAAAACCAATACAGCTATTAAACGTAGTCAAAAGGATTACAACATGGCTTTTAAATTAGCAATAATTTCGCGAGTTGAGCAAGGTGAAATGACCTACAAACAGGCTCAATCTGTTTACGGCATCCAGGGAAGAAGTACAGTTTTGGTTTGGCTGCGAAAATATGGTAACTTAGATTGGAGTAAACCAAATCTGTTATTTATGTCTAAATCTAAAGAAACTCCGGCTCAGATTATTAAGCGACTAGAGAAAGAACTGGCCGATGAGAAACTTCGAAATAAGATTCTCAATACGATGATCGACATTTCTGATAGTCAGTACGGGACTCAGATCCGAAAAAAGT TTTTCTCCCAAACCATCTTCCGACTCCGGGAAGGAGCAGGAATAAGTTTGTCCAAAAGTTGTCGATTGTTTGGGATGAGTAGGCAAGCTATATATCAGGAACAAAAAAGAATCCTCAATCGTGAATCTGAGCTACACAAAGTAAAGCATCTGGTTCTTTCTTTGCGATTGGAAATGCCACGTATAGGAACACGTAAGCTATATTACCTACTTTCAAAACAATTTGATCAACAGGGTGTAAAGATAGGTCGTGATGCTTTATTTGATTATCTAAGAAGAGAGAGGTTACTAGTTAAACCAATGAAGAGCTATATTAAAACTACCTATTCTAAACATTGGCTACACAAGTACGAAAATCTTTTGCAAGAGTGTGAGATTAACCGTCCCGAACAGGTATACGTTAGTGATATTACTTATATCAAATCATATCAGAAAACGCATTATCTATCGTTAGTTACGGATGCTTATAGCAGAAAAATAATGGGTTATAAACTGAGTGATGATATGAGTTCTGAAAATGTAGTACAAGCATTAAAAATGGCAGTTAAGAATAGAAAATCAACATTACCGCTTATACATCACTCCGATAGAGGTTTACAATATTGTTCTAAAATTTACCAGGAAGTATTAGCAAAAAACAATATTATACCTTCTATGACCGATGGATATGATTGTTATCAAAATGCGTTAGCTGAAAGAATAAACGGAATTTTAAAAAACGAATTTTTGATTTACAAATGTAAAGATGGCGCAACATTAGAAAAACTTGTAAAAACGGCAATAGAAACTTATAATACTAAAAGACCTCATTTGAGTTTAAAAATGAAAACGCCTAACTTTATACATGAAAAAAACCAGCCAGGTAAGTCTGACTGGTTAATCTAA